In Brachybacterium saurashtrense, the genomic stretch GAGGAAGGACACAGGAGAGCGATGACGCCACACCTGACCCGGCGCACTGCGCTGGCCGGAGCCGGAGCGGGGGTGCTCGGCGGGTTCGCCGCCTGCGCGCCCCCCAATCCCGGCAGAGTCAACGACCAGGCCGCGATCCCGCCCGCGGACGGCCCGGTCACCATCACCTACTGGGCCTGGCTGAAGGACCTCCAGAAGGTCGCCGACGTCTTCAACGCCCAGCAGGACAGGATCCGTGTAGAGACCACCTGGATCCCCGGCGGCAACACCGGCGGCTACGCGAAGATCCTCTCCGCCGTCTCCGCCGGCGGCGGCCCCGACATCGCCCAGGTGGAGCTGCGCCAGGTGCCCGAGTTCGCGCTCGCCGGCGCCCTGGTGGACCTCACCCGCTACGACTTCGGCTCCCAGGTCGACGCCTTCGACCCCGGCGCCCTCAGCCAGGTCAAGGTGGGCGACTCCTACTGGGCCGTCCCCCAGGACACCGGCCCCGTGGCCACCTTCTACAACCGCGAGGTGCTCGAGGGCGAGATGGGGCTCACCCCGCCGGCCACCTGGGAGGAGTTCCGCGAGACCGCCGGGATCGTCTCCGAGGCCGGCAAGAACCTCATCACCCTCGACCCCTCCGACGGCTCGTACCTCATCTCCTGGGTGATGCAGTCCGGCGCGGTGTGGTTCCGCCCCGAGGGCGACGGCTGGATCGTGGACATGACCGGCGACGCCTCGATGCGGGTCGCGGAGTTCTGGGACCAGATCCTCGCCGACGGCCTGGTGGGCACCGGCTACGGCTCCTTCTCCACCCCGTGGATGGCCGCCGCCGGCGAGGGGAACGTGCTGGCCACGATCTCCGGCTCCTGGTCCGACGCCCTGATCCAGTCTGTGCCGGGCGGCGAGGGCAAGTGGGCCGTCGCCCCGATGCCCACCTGGCCCGACGGCGGTGTCGCCTCCGGCGCGCACGGCGGCTCCTCCGCCGCGATCCTGTCGAACTCGCAGCATCCTGCCGAGGCGCTCGAGTTCGTCACCTGGATGTGCTCGGACCCGGCCGGGATCGACGCCATGATCGAGTACTCCGGCATCGGCTGGTCGCCGGCGAAGGACTACATCGGCGAAGTGCGCCGCCAGCCCTCGGAGTTCTTCTCCGGCCAGAACTACAACGAGGAGGTGATCCTGCCGATGGCGCAGGGCCAGAACCTCGACTGGACCTGGGCGCCGATGATGCAGCGCGCCGCCGCCATGGTGGGCGACGGCATGACCACCGCCGTCACCGGGGAGGTTCCGCTGGTGGACATGCTCCCCGCCACGCAGACGAGGATCGTCGAGATCATGCGAGAGATGGGACTGAACGCGGAGGAGGCACGATGAGGTCCAAGACAGCCCCCTGGATCCTGCTGGCACCGTTCCTGGTCGTCTTCATCGGCACGATGATCGTGCCGATCGTGATGGCGATCGGGTACTCCTTCAGCTCCGTCGAGCGCTCCGGCCTGCTCGGCGAGGGCGGGATCACCAATTCCTTCGCCGGATTCGACAACTACGTCAAGGCCCTCTCCAACGTGAACTTCGTGGAGTCGATCGGGCGCATGATCCTGTTCGGCGTGGTGCAGGTGACCGTGATGATCGTGGCCGCGGTGGTGCTCGCGCTGCTGCTGGAGAGCGCGAACGCGAAGTGGCCCGGCTTCTTCCGCGCCACCTACTTCCTGCCCTACGGGATCCCCGGCGTGATCGCCACGATCCTGTGGTCGTTCCTGTACATCCCCGGCCTCTCGCCGATCGTGGACGTGCTGCAGCTGGTGGGACTCGACGTGGACTTCCTGGGACCGAACGCGGTGCTGTGGTCGATCGCGAACATCGTCACCTGGACCTACACCGGCTACAACATGCTCATCATCATCGCCCAGCTCAAAGCGATCCCCGGTGAGCTGTACGAGGCCGCGAAGATCGACGGCGCCGGCGCCGTGCGCGTGGCCACCTCGATCCAGCTGCCGCTGATCCGCCCGGCCGTGATGCTCACGGTGATCTTCTCGATCATCGGCACCCTGCAGCTGTTCGCCGAGCCGCGTCTGCTGCAGACCATGAGCTCCGGGATCACCTCGGAGTACACCCCGAACATGTCCGCCTACGCCTTCGCGTTCCAGTACAACGACATCGGCATGGCGGCCGCGCAGGCCGTGATCATCGCGGTCTCCGCCTTCCTCCTCTCGGCGATCGCGCTGGGAGTCTCCTCCTGGACGGAGAAGCGCCGATGACCACTTCGCACCCCACCCACGACACCGCCCGCCCCGATGCCGACGCGGCCTCCGGGCGCCGACGGGCCGCCTCCCGGCGCGCCGCCGCCGAGTCCCGCACTGGGGCCCGCGACGCCGGCCGCAAGCCCACCACCACCATCCTGGTCACCGCGATCCTGGTGATCGTCGCCCTGTACTTCCTGGTGCCCGTGTACTGGGTGGTCATCAACGCCACCAAGTCCACCGAGGACCTCTTCGGCACCAGCGGGTTCTGGTTCGGCGAGAGCTTCCAGCTGGTGGAGAACCTCCGCTCGGTGCTCAGCGCCAACGACGGGATCTTCCCGCGCTGGGGCCTGAACTCCGTGCTGTACGCGGGAGTGGGCTCCGTGCTCGCCACCTACTTCGCCACCGCGGCCGGCTACGCGCTGGCCAAGTACCGCTTCCCGGGCCGACGCTTCGTGTACGTGCTCGTGCTGGGCGGCGTGCTGGTGCCCGGCACCGCCGTGGCCCTGCCGCTGTTCTTCCTGTTCAGCTCGATCGGGATCACGAACACGTACTGGTCGGTGCTGATCCCGTCGCTGGTGAGCCCCTTCGGGCTGTTCCTGGCCTCGATCTACGCCAGCGCCGCCGTGCCGGACGAGCTGCTGGAGGCCGGCCGGATCGACGGCGTGGGCGAGCTGGGGCTGTTCCACCGGCTCGCGCTGCCGCAGCTCACCCCGGCGATCGTGACGATCCTGCTGTTCCAGTTCGTCGCGATCTGGAACAACTACATGCTGCCGCTGGTGATGCTGGCCGACGAGCGGCTGTACCCGATCACCCTGGGCCTGGACAACTGGCGGGCCCAGACCGATCGCCTGCCCGAGTTCTACCAGCTCACCACCGGCGGCGCGCTGATGTCGGTGATCCCGCTGGCGATCCTCATCCTGGTGCTGCAGCGCTTCTGGCGCGGCGGCCTCACGGAGGGCTCCATCAAGGGCTGACCCCGGGCCGGCCTAAGCCTGGGCCGGCCTGCCTGGGCTGGGCCTGCCTGCCTGGGCCCGGCCGGCCCACCTCACCCCTCAGGGTTTTGCCCGCTGAGCTTCCATGGACGGAAGCCCAGCGGGCAAAACCGTTCCGGGCACGCTCCGGCCCGGCGTCGCGCCGCAGGCCACCGGCCGCCCGGCCCGCCATCCCCGGCCCGCCCTCTCATCGTTTTGCCCGCCTGGCTTCCATGAACGGAAGTCAGGCGGGCAAAACCGTTCTGGGCACGCTCCGGCCAATCCGTTCTGGGCACGTTCCGGCCCGGCGGCGTCCGGCACCCCCGGCATCGGGCGACCGGCAGCCCTTGCATCGGCGCCCGGGGCACCGTTGGATGGGCGCATGACCTCGGCCTCTTCCCGCTCCCGCCCGGCCCTCTTCGACGCGGCCCGCTCCCGCCCGGCCGTCGTGTCCCCGAGGGCAGCGTCCCCGTCCACGGGCACCCCTCCCGTCGCGCCGCCACCCGCAGGCCCGGCCCGTCGTGCGGTGCTGCGTGGCGGGGCCGTGCTGCCGCTGGCGGTGTCCGGACTGGCGGCCCTGGGCCTCGCGGGCTGCGGCGGTGGGGAGCCGGGCGGGGACGGCCCGGATCTCGCCGCGGAGCTGCCGCGGGCGGAGCCGGGCCCCGTGCCGGGCGCGGGCGAGCCGGTGGTGCCCTTCACCGCCCGGATGCTCGGCGCGCTCGACCGGGCGGAGACCAATGCGGTGTGCTCGCCGCTGTCCGCCCAGGTGGCGCTGACGATGATCGGCATGGGCGCGGCGGGGGAGACCCGCACCCAGATGGAGGAGGTGCTCGGCGGCGACATGGACGCGCTCGCCGGGACCGCCAACACGCTCTCCACCGCGCTCGCCGCAGTGGGGGAGGCGCAGCGGGAGGGCGGCACCGAGGAGGACCCCGAGCCGGCCACCGCCTCCCTGGTCAACGCCACCTGGCTGCAGCAGGGGTTCGAGGTGGAGCAGGCGTTCCTCGAGGATCTCGCCACCTGGTTCGGCAGCGGCGTGTTCGAGGCGGACTTCGCCGATGATGCCGCGCGAGAGGCGGCCCGCGAGGAGATCAACGGATGGGTGGAGGAGTCCACCGAGGGCCTCATCGAGGAGTTGCTGCCCGAGCAGATCCTCACGCCCAGCACCCGCCTGGTGCTCGTCAACGCCCTCCACCTCAAGGCCGCGTGGCAGGAGCCGCTCACGGTGGCCGGCGGCCGCTTCACCACCGCCGGCGGCGAGCAGCGCAGCTGCGAGATGCTCCACGGCAGCACCGCCACCTGGTACGAGGACGAGGTGTGCCGCGCCACCTCCCTGGACACCTACGGCGAGGAGCTGGCGCTCGCCCTGGTGCAGCCCGTCCTGGACCTCCCGGACGTGCTCACGGCCTGGGCCGACGCGGCCGACGCGGCCGGCGATCCCGAAGGCGCGGGCGCCGCGGGGCCGGGACTCGGCGCCGTGCTCGCGGGGCTCGAGGAGTCCTCGGCCACCGTCGCGCTGAGCGTCCCCGCCGTGGACATCGACGCGGAGTACTCCCTGAAGGATCTGCTCGAGGGGCTCGGCATGACCGACGCGTTCACCGCCGGGGCGGACTTCTCCGGCATCACGGGGCAGGCGGAGCTGATGATCGACGCCGTGGTGCAGAAGGCCGTGCTCACGGTGGACGAGAACGGGATGGAGGCCGCGGCCGCCACCGCGGTGACCGCGGTGGAGACCTCGGCGCAGGTCCCGGACCAGGAGCTGGTGCTGGACTCCCCGTTCCTCGTGGTCGCCTACCACCGGGAGTCGCTGGCACCGCTGGTGGTGGGCTGGATCGGGGACCCGACGCAGACCCGCTGAGCCCACCCCGCCGCGAGCGGGCCGACTATCCTGGTGGTAAGCGCGTTCCGCACAGTGTTCACGATGGAGGAGACATGACCGCTGCACGACCCTGGCCGCTCGGCATCGAGGGGATCGCCTACGGCGGCGACTACAACCCCGAGCAATGGCCCCGCGAGGTGCGCCTGGAGGACATCGCGTTGATGCGCGAGGCCGGCGTGACCCTGCTCAGCGTGGGCATCTTCTCCTGGGCCGCGCTGGAGCCGCGCGAGGGCGAGTACGAGTTCGAGTGGCTGGACGAGGTGCTGGACCTCCTCGCCGAGGCCGGGATCCGGGTCGCGCTCGCCACCGCCACGGCCTCCCCGCCGCCGTGGCTCACGCATCAGCATCCCGAGCTGTTGCCGGTCACCGCCGAGGGCACGGTGCTGAGTCCCGGGGGTCGGCAGGCCTACGCCGTCTCCTCGCCCGTGTTCCGCGACTACGCGGTGCGGATGACCCGCGTGATGGCCGAGCGCTACGCCGAGCACCCCGCGCTCGCCCTCTGGCACGTGGACAACGAGCTGGGATGCCATGTCCCGCACGACTTCTCCGACCACGCCGCCGCGGCCTTCCGCCGCTGGCTCGAGCGCCGCTACGGCACGATCGAGGCGCTGAACGAGGCCTGGGGCACGGCCTTCTGGTCTCAGCGCTACAGCGACTTCGCGCAGATCCTGCCGCCGCGGGCCGCGCCCACCTACCCCAACCCCACCCAGCAGCTCGACTTCGCGCGGTACTCGAGCGACGAGCTGCTGGCCCACTACCGGGCGCTGCGGGAGGTGCTGGCCGAGGTGACCCCGCACGTGCCGGCCACCACGAACTTCATGCTCTCCTCGGCGACGAAATGGATGGACTACTTCTCCTGGGCCGAGGACGTGGACGTGGTCGCCAACGACCACTACCTCATCGCCGCGGACCCGCGCGGCCAGATCGAGCTGGCCTTCGCCGCGGATCTCTCCCGCGGGGTGGCCGGCGGGGACCCGTGGATCCTCATGGAGCACTCCACCTCCGCGGTGAACTGGCAGAGCCGGAACCGCGCCAAGGGCCCGGGGGAGATGCTGCGCAACTCGCTCTCGCACCTGGCGCGCGGGGCCGACGGGATCATGTTCTTCCAGTGGCGGCAGTCCCGCGCCGGCGCCGAGAAGTTCCACTCGGCGATGGTGCCGCACGCGGGGACGGAGTCCGAGGTGTGGCGCGGCACGGTGGCGCTGGGCCGCGCTCTCGAGGCCCTCGCGCCGGTGCGCGGCAGCCGGGTGCTGAACCGGGTCGCGCTGGTGATGGACTACCCCTCCTGGTGGGCGAGCGAGCTGGACTCCCACCCCACCCAGGCGCTGCGCTACAGCGAGGAGATGCTGCGCTGGTACACGGCGCTGTGGGATCTGGGGGTCGGCGTGGACGTGGTGGGCGTCGGCGCGGACCTCACCGGCTACGAGCTGGTCATCGCCCCCACGCTGTACTCCGTGAGCGAGGCGCAGGCCGCCGGGGCCGCGGAGGCGGCGCGGGCGGGCGCGCAGGTGGTGATCACCTTCTTCTCCGGGATCGTGGACGAGCACGACCAGGTGCACCTGGGCGGCTACCCGGGGGCGTTCCGCGACCTGCTCGGGGTGCGCAGCGAGGAGTTCCACCCGTTGCTCGAGGGGGAGGTGCACCACCTCGACGACGGCACCGCCGCGGACCTGTGGAGCGAGCGCACGCACCTCGAGGGCGCGGAGGCGGTGCGCCGGTGGGCCGACGGGCCGCTGCACGGCCTGCCCGCGGTGACGCGGAACCCGGTGGGGGAGGGCGCGGCCTGGTACGTCGCCGCCCGCCCGTCGGCCGAGGGGCTCGGGGCGCTGGTGGCCGAGATCGTGGCCGCCGCCGGGGTGGAGCCGGCCGTCGCCGGCCTGCACCGGGACGTGGAGGCGGTGCGCCGCTTCGCCGAGGACGGCACCACCTATCTGTTCGTGCTCAACCACTCCGAGCGCGACCAGGTGGTGCAGGTCAGCGGGGAGGAGCTGCTGCGCGGCACCGTGGCGGACGGTGCCTTGACGGTGCATGCCGGCGCGGTGGCGGTGATCCGCGAACGCTGACCGCGGCCGGTGGCGCCGGACGGGCCGGCAGTGCGGTGAGCGAGCGCCGGTCCGAGCCGACGGTCGCGCGCCGGCGGGCCTGCGCCGACGGTCGCGGGAGGCGGTCGCACCTGACACACTGGTGCAAACCGTTTCACGCGAGAGGATCGTCGACGATGACCGCACTGCTCCAGCCCACCCCGGACGGCTTCCTGCGCGGCGGCGAGCCGCACCTGGTGATCTCCGGCGCGCTCCACTACTTCCGCGTGCACCCCGCGCAGTGGCGCGACCGGCTGCGCCGCCTGGTGGCGATGGGCTGCAACACGGTGGAGACCTACGTGGCCTGGAACGTGCACCAGGGCGCCCCGGAGCCGGATTCGATCAGCTTCGAGGGCATCGCGGACCTGGGGCGCTTCCTCGACCTCGCGGCCCAGGAGGGGCTGGACGCGATCGTGCGCCCGGGCCCCTACATCTGCGCCGAGTGGGAGAACGGCGGCTTCCCCGGCTGGATCCTCGCCGACAGGAACCTGCGCCTGCGCCACCGTGACCCCGCCTACCTCGCGCTGGTGGACGCCTGGTTCGACGCGCTGATCCCCGTGATCGCCTCGCGGCAGGCCTGCCGCGGCGGGAACGTGGTGATGGTGCAGGTGGAGAACGAGTACGGCAGCTTCGGCGACGACACCGCGTACCTCGCTCATCTGCGCGACGGGCTGATCGGCCGCGGGATCGAGGAGCTGCTGGTCACCTCCGACGGCCCGGCCCGCATGTGGCTGACCGGCGGCACCGTCGAGGGAGCGCTCGGTACCGTGAACTTCGGCTCCCGCACCCTCGAGGTGCTCGCGATGGCGCAGCGGGAGCTGCCCGATCAGCCGCAGATGTGCATGGAGTTCTGGAACGGCTGGTTCGACCACTGGGGCGAGGAGCACCACGAGCGCACCGGTGAGAACGCCGCGGGCGAGCTCGCCCATATGCTCGAGAATCGCATGAGCGTGAACTTCTACATGGCCCACGGCGGCACCAACTTCGGCCTGCGAGCCGGCGCCAACCATGACGGCACCCTGCAGCCCACCACCACCAGCTACGACTACGACGCCCCGATCGCGGAGAACGGCGCGCTGACGGCGAAGTTCCGCGCCTTCCGCGAGGTGATCGCCCGGCACCGCGAGCTGCCGCCGCTGGAGGAGCACCTGGCGCAGCTGGGCCTGGACGCGGAGCCCGCCACGCTCCCCGCGGGCGAGGTGCGGATCGAGAAGACCATCGCCCTGCGCGGCACCGAGCGCTTCACCCGCCGCGCCCCGATCCACCCCGTCCCTCCCGCCTTCGAGGACATCGGGCTGGAGCGCGGCATGCTGCGCCTCTCCCGCGAGATCGAGATCGAGGCCGAGACGCACGGGGACGGGCACTCGATCGCCCCGCTGCGGCTCTACGACCTGCACGACCGCGCCTGGGTGTACGTGGACGGGACCTTCGTGGGCGCCACCGGCCTGGACCCCTCGCAGGCGGACCGTCCGCTCGCCGAGCGCACCGACGCCACGGACCCGGCCGTGATCGAGCTCGCCCCGTTCGCGGCGCGGCTGCTGCCGGAGGGCGGCCACCGCACCGTGCGGGTGGAGATCCTCGTGGAGAACCTGGGCCGGGTGAACTTCGGGCCCCGCCTCGGGGAGCGCAAGGGCATCCTCGGCGGGGTGTGGCAGCGGGTGCGCTTCCTCAACGACTGGCAGGCCGATGCCTGGCCGCTCGAGGAGATGGGGGCCGAGCTGGCCGACCTGCTCGAGGGCGCCCCGGCGCTCGCCCCCGTCGACGGTGCGGCCCACGGCGCGGCCGAAGGGCCGGGGACGGCGGCCGACGGGTCGGCGGCGGGCGCGGCCGACGGGCCCGAGGGCGCCGACGCCCTGCCGGTCCTCGTCGGCGCCTCCTTCGACGCCGCCCGCAGCGAGGACACCTTCCTCGACGTCTCCCACGCCGGGCACGGCGTCGCCTTCGTCAACGGCGTGTGCGTGGGGCGATACTGGAACATCGGCCCGCAGCAGACGCTCTACGTCCCCGCGCCGCTGGTGCGCGAGGGACGCAACGAGGTGCTGCTGCTCGACCTGGACACGCGGCCGACGCGCCTCGCGCTCGCCGAAGAGCACGTCTTCGGGAGCGCGGGCGGCTGAGCGGCGTGCGGGCGAGGGGCACATGCCCGGCGGTCTCCCCGTCCGGCATGTGCCCCTCCGCGATGCGACCGTGCTGTGGACTCTGTGGTCAGATCACAGTGACGTGCTCGGGGTGACCGGGACGTCCTCAGGGAGGACGGCAGCGAACTCCTCGAGGATCTTCTTGCCGCCGCCTTCCTCCCATTCCTTCACCGCAGCAGAGAAGTTATCGATCGTCTTGCGTCCCTGGATGACGTCGTTGCGGACGTCGTTCAGGCGGGAGTTCAGCTCGGTGCCCTTGGAGGAGCTGGTGTCCGAGTACAGGCCGTTGGTGGGACGGCGCATCATCAGTTCGAGCAGCTCCTGCTCCTTGCCGTAGATGTACTCCGAATCCTCGGGATGGGTGTTGTAGATGACGCCCTCGCCGGCGGTCATGATGTTCAGTGCGCTGGCAAGTCCGGGGACGTCTGCAGGAGCGTCGCCGATCTGCACGTAGTTGCCGCCCTCGACCTCGTAGTCCTTCCCCTCGGTGCCGTAGTTCTTCTGCATGTACTCCACGGTGCCGAAGGGTGCGGAGAGCCAGTTGACGAGATCCAGCAGTTCTCGGACCTTCCCCTCGTCGTCGGTCTTCTTGAACGGGGTGAAGCCCACGGTGCCGTAGCCCATGTCGTAGACCGGTCGGCGCCCCTCGACGGCGGAGAAGGGCACCAGGATGTCCGCGAGGAGATCGGGATTGAGCTGACGGTACTCGGACGCTCCGCGCGGACCCACGGAGACCAGTGCGGCGATCGAGCCGTTGGCGAAGTCCTGCGCGGTCTCTGCATGGTTCAGGTCGGGGTAGAAGGCTCCCGCTTCGAACACCTTCTGCGCGTACTCGAGGGTCTCGAGGTATTCGTCCGTCTGGGCGGCGGCGGTGAGGGTGCGGTCCTCGTTGACCCGGTACTGGTTCGGGACGCCGAACCACTCGCCGAACATGTGGAAGGCATTGGGCAGGAACGGCTCGAGCGCCCAACGCTTGCCGGGGATGAGGATCTCCTTGCACTTGTCGAGGAACTCCTCGGCGCTGGAGCACTGGAAGCCGTCGACCTCCTCCCACACCGCGGGATTGCCGAGGTAGACCTGGCCGAAGGGGGTGGAGGGGATCGGCGCGCCCCAGATCTTCCCGTTCACCACGGCCGTGCGCCACGAGCCTGGGGTGAGCGCGGCCAGGTTCGGGTACTCGAGGACGGCGTCACCGGAAAGGTACTCCGTCAGGTCGGTGAACTGGGATTCGAGCATCGGGCCGACGTTGGGGATTCCCTGGTTCGGCGGCACCCACATCAGGTCGGGCAGGTCGCCGGAGGCGAGGATCGTCGCGAACTTCTCCGGATAGGAGTCGATCACGATGTCGAGGTTCAGCGTGCCGCCGAGCGCCTCGTTCAGTCGTTGCCACATCCCGTTGTCGCCCATCGGGGTGGGCGGGGTCGCGAAGGTCTGCGTGAGCGCGGTGATCTCGCCGGAGGTGATCGGTGCGGCATCCGTGGTCGCGATCAGCTCTTCGGGTGCCTTGAGGAACACGTTGTGCAGACCCTCCTCGTTGCCGGGGAGGTCAGGGGCCAAGCCCTCGAGCGGCTGGTAGGTGGGAAGGGTCAGCTCGGCCGACGCCTCGGCCCCGCCGCCCTGGCGAGAGGTGCCGTCGCCGCAGGCGGCAGCGCCCGTGGTGAGGGCGGCCGCCCCGGTGAGGGCGAGGAGGTCACGTCGGCGGATCTCGACAGGCATCCGGGAATCCTTTCGTGGGGGTGCCCCGCCTCGGGGCACCAGATGGGGTGGGAGGAGAGTCAGCCCTTGATGGCGCCGGTGATGACGCCCTTGGAGAAGTACTTCTGGAGGAAGGGGTAGACCAGGACGATCGGTGCCAGCGCCACGACGACGACGGCCATCTTGATGGACTGTGGGGGAGGGGTCTGCTGGACGCCGAGCTGGTCGGCGGTGAGGGAGGTGCCCTGGATGACGTAGCTGCGCAGGATCATCTGGATCGGCCAGAGCGTCTGATCGTTGATGTAGAGCATCGCGTTGAAGAACGCGTTCCAGAATCCGACGGCGTAGAAGAGGCCGATCACGGCGATGACCGCTTTCGACAGGGGGAGCACCACCGTGCGCAGGATCCGGAAGTCGCTGGCGCCGTCGATGCGCGCCGCCTCCGTCAGCTCGGCTGGGATGCCCATGAAGAAGGACCGCATGACGATGAAGTTGAAGCCGGCGAACACCCCGGGCAGGATCAGCGACCAGATCGAGTTCAGCAGTCCCAGCTGCTTGACCATGAGGAACATGGGGATCAGGCCAGGGCTGAAGAACAGGGTCAGGATGATCGCCATGAGCATGAACTTCCCGCCCAGCACCGGGCGGCTGAGCGCATAGGCCATGCAGATCGTCACGAAGAGCGCGAGGAGCGTGCCCACGACGGTCACGAAGACGCTCACCCCGAGGGAGCGGAACACCAGGGGGCTGGCGAAGATCGTCCGATACGCCTCGAGGGTGGGATCGGTCGGGAACAGGACGTAGCCGCCGGCTTCCCGGATCTGCGCGCCGGAGGCGAAGGAGGTCGAGACGACCACGAGCATCGGCACGACGACCGCCAGCGAGATCGCAGTGATGACGAAGGTCTTCGCGATGGTCAGCGGCAGGCTCGGCTTCTCCATCCAGGCGGGCCTGGACGCGGTGCCGGCGACGACTTCCCAGAGCCGCTGGTGGATGCTGCGGTGAGAGGTGGACTGGGTGCGTGCGGTCACTGGGGCCTCCCGCGGTAGATGCCGTCCTCGCCCAGAAGGTGGGCGATCTTGTTGGCCAGGACGATGAGGATCGTGCCGACGACGCCCTTGGCGAGACCTGCCGCTGCGCCGATCGACCAGTCGCCGCCGATCACGCCGGTGTAGTACGAGTAGGTGTCGAGGACTTCCGCGGTGTCTGCGCCGACGGCGTCTCGCTGGAGGATGAACTGCTCGAAGCCGACGGTGAGGATCGAACCGAGATTCAGGATGAGCAGGAGCACGATCACGGGACGCATGCCCGGCAGGGTGATGTGCCAGGTGCGGCGGAAACGTCCCGCGCCGTCGGAGGCGGCGGACTCGTAGAGGGA encodes the following:
- a CDS encoding carbohydrate ABC transporter permease; protein product: MEKPSLPLTIAKTFVITAISLAVVVPMLVVVSTSFASGAQIREAGGYVLFPTDPTLEAYRTIFASPLVFRSLGVSVFVTVVGTLLALFVTICMAYALSRPVLGGKFMLMAIILTLFFSPGLIPMFLMVKQLGLLNSIWSLILPGVFAGFNFIVMRSFFMGIPAELTEAARIDGASDFRILRTVVLPLSKAVIAVIGLFYAVGFWNAFFNAMLYINDQTLWPIQMILRSYVIQGTSLTADQLGVQQTPPPQSIKMAVVVVALAPIVLVYPFLQKYFSKGVITGAIKG
- a CDS encoding sugar ABC transporter substrate-binding protein, which translates into the protein MPVEIRRRDLLALTGAAALTTGAAACGDGTSRQGGGAEASAELTLPTYQPLEGLAPDLPGNEEGLHNVFLKAPEELIATTDAAPITSGEITALTQTFATPPTPMGDNGMWQRLNEALGGTLNLDIVIDSYPEKFATILASGDLPDLMWVPPNQGIPNVGPMLESQFTDLTEYLSGDAVLEYPNLAALTPGSWRTAVVNGKIWGAPIPSTPFGQVYLGNPAVWEEVDGFQCSSAEEFLDKCKEILIPGKRWALEPFLPNAFHMFGEWFGVPNQYRVNEDRTLTAAAQTDEYLETLEYAQKVFEAGAFYPDLNHAETAQDFANGSIAALVSVGPRGASEYRQLNPDLLADILVPFSAVEGRRPVYDMGYGTVGFTPFKKTDDEGKVRELLDLVNWLSAPFGTVEYMQKNYGTEGKDYEVEGGNYVQIGDAPADVPGLASALNIMTAGEGVIYNTHPEDSEYIYGKEQELLELMMRRPTNGLYSDTSSSKGTELNSRLNDVRNDVIQGRKTIDNFSAAVKEWEEGGGKKILEEFAAVLPEDVPVTPSTSL